One Brassica napus cultivar Da-Ae chromosome A1, Da-Ae, whole genome shotgun sequence genomic region harbors:
- the LOC106435248 gene encoding homeobox-leucine zipper protein ATHB-16 isoform X1, which yields MMKRLSSSDSMCGLVSNSPVTCLATDEQSPRGYGSNFQSMLDGYEEDGTIVEEYSGNHHHMGLSEKKRRLRVDQVKALEKNFELENKLEPERKTKLAQELGLQPRQVAVWFQNRRARWKTKQLEKDYGLLKSQYDSLRHNFDSLRRDNDSLLQEISKMKGKINGEEEDNYNVKASTESDVSAVKEEEDPMPSSPPQFLEHSTGFNYRRSFTDLRDLLPNPVVEAGSSDSCDSSAVLNEETSSENGRLTPPPPATVAGGSFLQFVKTEDHDEFFSGEEACGGFFSDEQPPSLNWYSASDHWT from the exons ATGATGAAAAGACTAAGCAGCTCAGATTCAATGTGTGGTCTAGTCTCCAATTCTCCAG TTACTTGCCTTGCCACAGATGAGCAGAGTCCACGAGGGTACGGAAGTAATTTCCAGTCTATGCTCGATGGCTACGAAGAAGACGGCACAATAGTCGAGGAATATTCCGGCAACCACCACCACATGGGCCTCtcggagaagaagaggaggcTGCGTGTTGACCAAGTCAAAGCCCTCGAGAAGAATTTCGAGCTTGAGAACAAACTCGAGCCCGAGAGGAAAACAAAACTAGCACAAGAGCTTGGTCTTCAGCCTCGCCAAGTAGCGGTTTGGTTCCAAAACCGCCGTGCACGGTGGAAGACAAAACAGCTCGAAAAAGACTACGGCCTTCTCAAGAGCCAGTACGACTCTCTCCGCCACAACTTCGATTCACTCCGCCGCGACAACGATTCTCTTCTCCAAGAG attagTAAAATGAAAGGTAAGATcaacggagaagaagaagataactaCAACGTCAAGGCCTCGACGGAGAGTGATGTCTCCGCcgtgaaggaagaagaagatccgATGCCTTCGTCTCCTCCTCAGTTTCTCGAACATTCAACCGGTTTTAACTACCGGCGAAGCTTCACCGATCTCCGTGATCTTCTACCGAACCCCGTCGTCGAAGCTGGATCTTCCGACAGCTGCGATTCGAGCGCTGTTCTAAACGAAGAAACCAGCTCGGAGAATGGGAGATTGACACCGCCGCCGCCGGCGACGGTCGCCGGCGGAAGTTTCTTGCAGTTCGTGAAAACAGAGGATCACGACGAGTTTTTTAGCGGCGAAGAAGCTTGTGGCGGCTTCTTCTCCGACGAGCAACCGCCGTCTCTGAATTGGTACTCCGCGTCTGATCACTGGACATGA
- the LOC106435248 gene encoding homeobox-leucine zipper protein ATHB-16 isoform X2: protein MMKRLSSSDSMCGLVSNSPDEQSPRGYGSNFQSMLDGYEEDGTIVEEYSGNHHHMGLSEKKRRLRVDQVKALEKNFELENKLEPERKTKLAQELGLQPRQVAVWFQNRRARWKTKQLEKDYGLLKSQYDSLRHNFDSLRRDNDSLLQEISKMKGKINGEEEDNYNVKASTESDVSAVKEEEDPMPSSPPQFLEHSTGFNYRRSFTDLRDLLPNPVVEAGSSDSCDSSAVLNEETSSENGRLTPPPPATVAGGSFLQFVKTEDHDEFFSGEEACGGFFSDEQPPSLNWYSASDHWT, encoded by the exons ATGATGAAAAGACTAAGCAGCTCAGATTCAATGTGTGGTCTAGTCTCCAATTCTCCAG ATGAGCAGAGTCCACGAGGGTACGGAAGTAATTTCCAGTCTATGCTCGATGGCTACGAAGAAGACGGCACAATAGTCGAGGAATATTCCGGCAACCACCACCACATGGGCCTCtcggagaagaagaggaggcTGCGTGTTGACCAAGTCAAAGCCCTCGAGAAGAATTTCGAGCTTGAGAACAAACTCGAGCCCGAGAGGAAAACAAAACTAGCACAAGAGCTTGGTCTTCAGCCTCGCCAAGTAGCGGTTTGGTTCCAAAACCGCCGTGCACGGTGGAAGACAAAACAGCTCGAAAAAGACTACGGCCTTCTCAAGAGCCAGTACGACTCTCTCCGCCACAACTTCGATTCACTCCGCCGCGACAACGATTCTCTTCTCCAAGAG attagTAAAATGAAAGGTAAGATcaacggagaagaagaagataactaCAACGTCAAGGCCTCGACGGAGAGTGATGTCTCCGCcgtgaaggaagaagaagatccgATGCCTTCGTCTCCTCCTCAGTTTCTCGAACATTCAACCGGTTTTAACTACCGGCGAAGCTTCACCGATCTCCGTGATCTTCTACCGAACCCCGTCGTCGAAGCTGGATCTTCCGACAGCTGCGATTCGAGCGCTGTTCTAAACGAAGAAACCAGCTCGGAGAATGGGAGATTGACACCGCCGCCGCCGGCGACGGTCGCCGGCGGAAGTTTCTTGCAGTTCGTGAAAACAGAGGATCACGACGAGTTTTTTAGCGGCGAAGAAGCTTGTGGCGGCTTCTTCTCCGACGAGCAACCGCCGTCTCTGAATTGGTACTCCGCGTCTGATCACTGGACATGA